In Segatella copri, the DNA window CTGGTTCACTCCGATACTGCCCTCGGCATTCTGCCTTGCGGTTCGGGCAACGGATTGGCAAGACATCTGCTGCTCCCGATGAACCTGAAGAAATGCATAGAGGTCATCAACCAATGCCAGATTAGAGATCTGGATTATGGTGTCATCAACGACCACCCGTTCTTCTGCACCTGCGGCATGGGCTTTGACGCTTTCGTCAGCATGAAGTTTGCCGAGAGCGGCAAGCGTGGTCCTATCACTTATGCAGAAAATATCCTGCGCGAGGGATTGAAGTATAAGCCTGAGACTTACACGCTGGAGGACGAGACGGGCACCAAGCAGTATAAGGCGTTCCTCATTTCCTGTGCCAACGCATCTCAGTATGGCAACAATGCCTATATTGCCCCTCAAGCATCCATGAGCGACGGTTTGATGGATGTCGTCATCATGGAACCATTCGATGTTATCGAGGCGCCTCAGGTAAGTTTCGACATGTTCAACAAGACGTTGGACAAGAACTCGAAGATCAAGTCGTTCCGCTGCAAGAAGCTCCATATCACCCGCAGTCAGCCAGGCGTAATCCATTATGATGGCGACCCTGTGATGACGGGGGCAGAGATTGATGTTCACCTGGAAGAAAAGGGAATCAAGATGCTGGTGAACCCATTTGCGAACAAGAACGACCGCAAGCCGAACATGATTCAGTCTGCCTTTGCCGATTTCTTCAACGACATCAATGCCGTGCGCGATGATATTCATAAAGACATCCAGCGCCAGAGCAAAAGAGTAGAAGCTATCAGCAAACTGGTACAGAAGAAGCTGAACCTTTGAGGGAATGTTGAGTGTTGAATGTTGAATGTTGAATTTAGAGGGAGTGTTGAGTGTTGAATGTTGAGTGTTGAGTGTTGAGTGTTGAGTGTTGAATGAAATGTTCTGAAGTATCGCAAGTAAGCTCAGTTAATCATTAAACCCTATCCATTCAACATTCAACATTCAACACTCAACATTCCCCTATCCATTCAACATTCCTCAAAGGTAGAATTCTTCCGTTATTTTCCTATACCATTCCGAGCGATTTCCCTGCGAATCCATCATTGTTTCAACATGCTCTTCATAAGGCGAAATGCGATGCTTGGCAAAACTCAGCATAAAGCGCTTGGGCTGCTTGCGCTCTACCGTCTTCACACCACACTTCCGTATAAGATAAAAACCTAATATACAAGACTCTGCAACAAACTGCTCCACTACTTCTACGGGAACAATTGCAGAGAAAACACCATCATCAGAAAGTAACCGTTTTACACCCGCAAACAAGTCGCGGAACGGAAGACTGTCCGTATGTCTCGCCATCGTCCTCTTACTGTCCGGATTTTTCAAGCTATCTACAAAGAACGGAGGATTGCTCACTATCGCATCAAAAACACCGGCAGCCTTCAAACCTTCAGCAGTTCCAGAAGCCTCAGCAGCTTCCGAAGCCCCCCCGAAATCCTGCAGTCTGCAGCATTCTATTTCCACCCTGTCGCTAAACGGACTAGCCATCACATTCTCCCTCGCCTGTCCGCAGGCATCAGCATCCATATCAATCCCCACGACCTCAGCCTCAGGAAAACGCTGCGCCATCATGAGCGAAATCAGTCCCGTTCCGGAACCAATGTCCAGAATCCGCCTGCCACCTTGCGCCCATGCACCCAGCAAAACGCCGTCAGTTCCCACTTTCATGGCACAACGGTCTTGCTCTATCTCAAACTGTTTAAATCGAAAATTACCCATAAATTCTTCTGTCTCTTTACAGAAGAAAACGAATGCGCCGCCGATTTATTTTATCGCAAGCAGCAGAAATTGCCACTTCCACCTGCAAAAGCAGCTGCTTACATCTATAAAAACGGGTACTAATATATAGAAAAAGCAATTTTATTATTAAATAATCTATCATCTTCCACGATATTTCACAAAAAATGAGTACCTTTGCACGGAAAATAGAAATCATAACAAAATGGATAATAGAAGAACAAGTACCCGAATACAAATGATTGCAGATTACGAGGGCGACCCGAAAACCCTGATCGAAGACCAGGAAGAAGGCTTGTACCCTACCCTCTGCATGCGAGATATTGTAGTTTTCCCTACCAACATGACCCCTATCGTTGTGGGCAGAAAGGAAAGTCTGAATCTCGTCCGGATGCTGGAAAAGAAGCCAGACACCATATTCTGCGTATTCTGCCAGAAGAACAAAGATACAGAATCGCCCTACGAAGAAGACCTCTACCCTGTAGGTGTCTTCGCCAAACTCATCAAGGTGATCAAGATGCCTGGCACAGAGCAGATGAGCATCATCATCCAGGGTCTGGGCAGATGTCAGATGAAACATCTCGTTCAAAAAGAGCCTTACACAGTAATTGACGTAAAAAGTCTTCCGGAGAAATGGCCTGACGAGAACAACGATGAACTCTTCAGAATGCTCTACGAGAACTTCCATTACGAAGCGACAGACTATATCAAATCAAACGCCAACTATACTGATGAGGCCATCCAGGCCATCAACGAACTCTCGAGCATTCACATGCAGTGCAACTTCATGTGCTCCCTCCTCCCTTTCTCCATCGAGGATAAAATCAAGATGCTGAAAGAGGAAAATCTCAGCGAGCGCATCATGATTGCCATCAGATCCCTGAACAAGGTGCGCCATCTGCTACGCATCCAGACTGAGATTGAGAACAAAACCCACTACGACCTCGATGAACAGCAGAAGGAATACTTCCTCAAGCAGCAGATCAAGAACATCAGGGAAGAACTGGGAGAAGGCAACGCCAGTCCGGAGAAGAAGGAGATTCTGGAGAAGGCGAAACAGAAGAACTGGAGCGAAGAGACAGCCAAGATCTTCAAGAAAGAAATTGCCAAGCTCGACACCCTGAACCCGCAGAGTCCTGACTATTCGATACAGATAGGATTCCTGCAGACCATGGTAGATTTGCCTTGGAACTCCTACACCCAGGACGACCTCAGTCTGACCCGTGCCAAGCGCATTCTGAACCACGACCACTACGGCATGGAGAATGTGAAGGAGCGCATCCTGGAATTCCTCGCCGTAAGAGCACTGAACGGCGGCGGCAAGAGTCCTATCCTCTGCCTCTACGGTCCTCCGGGCGTAGGAAAGACCAGTCTGGGCAAGAGTATCGCAGCAGCCATGAAGCGCAAGTATGTACGCATGTCGCTGGGCGGTCTGCACGATGAAGCCGAAATCCGCGGTCACCGCCGCACCTATGTGGGAGCCATGCCGGGCCGCATCATCAAGAACATGCTGAAGGCAGGCAGCAGCAATCCGGTCTTCATCCTCGACGAGATTGACAAGGTGGCGCAGAGCAATTTCAACGGCGACCCAGCATCAGCCCTGCTCGAAGTGCTGGACCCGGAACAGAACAATGCCTTCCACGACAACTATCTCGATATGGATTACGACCTCTCCAAGGTGCTCTTCATCGCCACAGCCAATGACCTGAGCGTCATTCCGCGTCCGCTCCTCGACCGTATGGAGCTGATAGAAGTAGGCGGCTACATCACCGAAGAGAAGACAGAGATTGCCAAGCGCCATCTCGTACCGGAAGAGCTGGAAAGCACCGGACTCGACAAGGTTTCGCCGAAGGTAAGCTTCAACAAGAATGCCCTCGAGTTCATCATCGAGCACTACACCCGGGAGAGCGGCGTAAGACAGCTGAAGAAGCAGATTGACAAGAGTCTGCGCAAGATGGCTTACAAACTTGCCTGCAACCAGGAGCTGAAGAACTACACCATCACCCCTGCCGAAGTAAAAGACCTGCTG includes these proteins:
- a CDS encoding diacylglycerol/lipid kinase family protein yields the protein MKKKILFIMNPISGTASKAAVPSLIDSGLDKELFEYEIRMTERAGHASEIATEAKNNHVDVVVAVGGDGTVNEVARSLVHSDTALGILPCGSGNGLARHLLLPMNLKKCIEVINQCQIRDLDYGVINDHPFFCTCGMGFDAFVSMKFAESGKRGPITYAENILREGLKYKPETYTLEDETGTKQYKAFLISCANASQYGNNAYIAPQASMSDGLMDVVIMEPFDVIEAPQVSFDMFNKTLDKNSKIKSFRCKKLHITRSQPGVIHYDGDPVMTGAEIDVHLEEKGIKMLVNPFANKNDRKPNMIQSAFADFFNDINAVRDDIHKDIQRQSKRVEAISKLVQKKLNL
- a CDS encoding tRNA1(Val) (adenine(37)-N6)-methyltransferase, which codes for MGNFRFKQFEIEQDRCAMKVGTDGVLLGAWAQGGRRILDIGSGTGLISLMMAQRFPEAEVVGIDMDADACGQARENVMASPFSDRVEIECCRLQDFGGASEAAEASGTAEGLKAAGVFDAIVSNPPFFVDSLKNPDSKRTMARHTDSLPFRDLFAGVKRLLSDDGVFSAIVPVEVVEQFVAESCILGFYLIRKCGVKTVERKQPKRFMLSFAKHRISPYEEHVETMMDSQGNRSEWYRKITEEFYL
- the lon gene encoding endopeptidase La; its protein translation is MDNRRTSTRIQMIADYEGDPKTLIEDQEEGLYPTLCMRDIVVFPTNMTPIVVGRKESLNLVRMLEKKPDTIFCVFCQKNKDTESPYEEDLYPVGVFAKLIKVIKMPGTEQMSIIIQGLGRCQMKHLVQKEPYTVIDVKSLPEKWPDENNDELFRMLYENFHYEATDYIKSNANYTDEAIQAINELSSIHMQCNFMCSLLPFSIEDKIKMLKEENLSERIMIAIRSLNKVRHLLRIQTEIENKTHYDLDEQQKEYFLKQQIKNIREELGEGNASPEKKEILEKAKQKNWSEETAKIFKKEIAKLDTLNPQSPDYSIQIGFLQTMVDLPWNSYTQDDLSLTRAKRILNHDHYGMENVKERILEFLAVRALNGGGKSPILCLYGPPGVGKTSLGKSIAAAMKRKYVRMSLGGLHDEAEIRGHRRTYVGAMPGRIIKNMLKAGSSNPVFILDEIDKVAQSNFNGDPASALLEVLDPEQNNAFHDNYLDMDYDLSKVLFIATANDLSVIPRPLLDRMELIEVGGYITEEKTEIAKRHLVPEELESTGLDKVSPKVSFNKNALEFIIEHYTRESGVRQLKKQIDKSLRKMAYKLACNQELKNYTITPAEVKDLLGNPPFNRDIYQGNDYAGVVTGLAWTSVGGEILYIETSLSKGKAGKLTLTGNLGDVMKESAIIALEYVKSHIDLLQVDYRIFEQWNIHIHVPEGATPKDGPSAGITIAISIASAITQRKVRANTAMTGEITLRGKVLPVGGIKEKILAAKRAGIKHIVMCRENQKNVEEIPEKYLKGVDFHYVENVADVWQFALTDEKVKNPTDFSIEENDKKE